The nucleotide sequence ctactactcctcagggattgttcaggctgcctcccttccctacacatcaagctcggggatttgccccCGCCcgggactggcaaattgactttactcacatgcctcaaaccaggaaactaaaatacctcttggtctgggtagacactttcactgggtgggtagaggcctttcccacagggtctgagaaggccaccatggtaatttcttcccttctgtcaaacataattccttggtttggccttcccactTCTATACAGTCCAATAACAgaccggcctttattagtcaaatcacccaagcagtttctcaggctcttggtatttaGTGGCTCCAGGTTTTACCTCAAACTGCCACCCTTAAGTCTCTCTTTAAGTGGATAGAAGTTCTTCAGTGACAAAGTACACTCCAAtactttcaccctgatgaagtcctattctttacttttatacttgCTCTTATTCTCGTCCCCATTTttatgccaccctctacctctccccagctatctccaccacactataTCAGTCTCAGTCACTCTCTCCTAGCCatttctaatccttctttaacaaacaattgctggctttgcttttctctttcctccaaaattcCCGAGGCCCTGACTAAAAAAGGGGTActcttgtatatttttaaatgaagaaaaaaaggggactctgtatatttttaaatgaagagtgttgtttttacctaaatcaatctggcctggtatataacaacataaaaaaactcaaggatagcaCCCAAAAACTCACCAACCAAGCAAATAATTATGGTGAACTCGCTTGGACACTCtgtaattggatgtcctgggtactcccaattcttagtcctttaatacctgtttttctccttctcttatttggaccttgtgtctttcatttagtttctcaattcatacaaaaccgcatccaggccatcaccaatcattctatacgacaaatgtttcttctaacaaccccacaatatcgccccttaccacaaaatcttccttcagcttaatctcacCCACTCTAGGTTCCACGTCACCCCTAATcctgctcgaagcagccctgagaaacatcacccattatctctccacACCACCCCCAAAAACTttcgccaccccaacacttcaccactattttgttttatttttcttattaatataagaagacaggaatgtcaggcctctgagcccaagctaagccatcatatcccctgtgacctgcacatatacatccagatggcctgaagtaactgaagatccacaaaagaagtgaaaatagccttaactgatgacattccaccattgtaatTTGTTTCTgtcccaccctaactgatcaatgtactttgtaatctcccccacccttaagaaagTTCTTTGCAATTCTCCCcatccttgagaatgtacttcgtgagatccaccccctgcccgcaaaacattgctcctaactccaccacctatcccaaaacctataagaactaatgataatccgccaccctttgctgactctcttttcagactcagcccacctgcacccaggtgaaataaacagccatgttgttcacacaaagcctgtctaggggtctcttcacacagatgcgtgagacaacctccaccttcccaaaTTTAGTGGTCAAGTCTTCGTTCTCATCCTACTTCACCTCTCAATggatttctctctttccttctccacgTGCTGTCTTCTCTAGGCTTCTGAAACACTACACTCTCctggttttccttctttctccctggCCATGCCTCTTTTGTATCACTTATGGgctcttccttttctttacagCAAACTGTCAGACGTTTCTTCTTCTCTATCCACATTCTCATCCGGAGTGACCTCCTCTAATCCTGTGGCTTAAGACCACAAATGACTCCCAACTCTATCTCCAGTCCCCCATTTACCCTGAGATCCAGACCAGATCATATTTCCAACTTCCCATGTGATATCTCCACCTGGATGTTCAATACCACCTTAAACAGAGCTATTGATCTGCCCACATGGCTTCACACCAAAGTGATTCTTCCCTCAGTCTTTCCCATTTAGTAAAAGGCATCATTTGCTTGATCAAAACCCTAAACCTTACAGATTGTGTTTGGTTGCATGTAATAGAACCAAATAACCAGAGagctgtcatttttttcccccccacATAATGAGAGGACCAGAAGCAGGCAAGCAAGGCTGTGCAGAGGCTCCTCCATGACAACAATGCCCAGGCTCCTTCTATCTTTTTTCTCCACTGTCCTCATAGTTGCAAGATAGCAGTTCCACCTCCAGCCTCACATCCACATcccaacaacaaccaaaaaagacaaggaaagactcAACAAGGTGGAAGACAAAGAGCTACATGGGTTCTTGTCTACAATAGCAAAACATTCCCAGAAATTCCCAGTAGCCTTCTGCTTGTCTCACATTGTCCAGAACTATTACAAGCCCCACACCGGCTGTTAGAGAGGCTAGGAAATATGGCTTTTTAGCCAGGCACCTTGCCACCCTGCACAAACCAGGGTTCTGATACatagaagaaaggaagaacagaTATCAGATGGGCAAACAGCAACAGCTGTTTTGTCATCCTggacttctctcttttcctcacaTTTCACTATGAATCCATCAGCAAGTCCTATCAGTTCCAGCTCCAAAATACTTAACCAATTCAGCTGCTTCTCTTCATCTCCAGTGCTGAACTGCTGGTCTGATATACCATCATCTCTTAACCAGACCACAGCAAAAACCTCCTAGCTGGTTGGCCACCACGATTGCCATCTCTATAGTCCTTTCTTTACACAGTAGCTAGGGTAATCATTTACACGCATAAATACAATCATATCACTCCCTTTCTTAAAATTCTCCAAAGGATCTGTCATAGCTTGGGTTCCCCCAGAAGGAGACCCTGAGGCCAGGGTTCGTGTAGAAGTCATTTATTTGAGAGATGCAGAAAACTCAGGGTTGGAGCAGGAAAGTGAGATAAGGAAGAAAAGGTAGCCTCCCTTGGGGCCTACCGAGGCTCAGCCCCAGGGGGAAACAGTGGGAAATAGTGTCAAACACTTGCCTCAGAATTATCCAACCCAAGGGGCAAAGGAGGATATTTATATGCCAACTCACAAGAGCTGCTGGCTTCAGCTCTCTTGGCTTAAGCACCTAGCCCTGAACCTATCCATTCCCTGACTAAATCACTGAAAAAGCCAGCACTTCTGCTTAGccacctttctgctcatagaccCTCACACCTTCCATCTGAAACACAGTCACAAGAGAATGGGgaaacccagttaatttttttttaatagggtaaGAAGTTCAAAATACAATTTAAGGATATGAATATCCATCTTAGAAATTTGCCAAATTCAAGTCTCATTTGCAAGTAGCTAAATTTTTGTAATGCCCTCTTTTTGACAAACCAGAAAGATGCATATAGCCTCTTAATAATACAGGCAAGTTTCAAGTAGGGCATATGAGATTTAGAATATTTACATAAAGTCAATATTTTAAGGGACACATAATTCAATAGTagcaattaattattaatatatgcaCTGGATATTACAGCTATAAATGACATTACTGGGTCTATAGATCTGAAGGGTATAAATGAACATTAAGTACATAACTTTGGATATATTTCTGCCTTTAGATGAGCTTATTACttacctttattttcctttcttcttcaatTATTCTACAAAGTAATCATTACAAGCAACTGTCAGAGCTGCCACCATGACCACGAATTCATTAAAATCCACTTCGTTGTCCTTATTGGCATCCAGGTCCTGCACTATCTTATCAACCAACTGGGTTTCCTTTTGGCactaaaatgagaaaggaaatttCTAACTCCCTGGCTCTGAGGTTCATGATGACAATTGAAATTCATCTTCCTTTTATTTACATTAAATTCCTAATTTCCATTTATAGCATCTAAAGACATTTTCTAAGAACCTATTTACAGGTAGGTGTAAACCAGCCACGAATTCTAAACGAATCTAGCCCCCTGCCCCAGCTCCATATAATCCTGGCTCAGACCTAGAAACCAAGAAAAGCAAACAGCAGCTGATCAAAGTGAGTGACTGTTGCTAAAAACACATTTACAGGACATCACAGGTTGAGAGCCAGGACACTAGGAGATAGTCGAGTGACATAGAAAGAGGGAGGATTTGAagccaaaaaggagaaaaataccaATGAGGGAATTTGAGCAAATCGcgtaacattttaaatgtttttatttctaaaattgggAGGATAATATCTATCCACACATTTCAGGGATACTTCATCACACTTTTGAAAGTGCTTAGAGCACCAGGGTCgctagatttagcaaataaaaatactagatacctagttaaatttgaatttcaaataaacaacaaataacttTTAGTTTTAGTATGTCTCAAGTATTGTATAGgacacaaaatattttatctggcaGCCTACTTAGCACAGTGTGCCTGACACACAGAAGAGAGGCACCCAAAGAAAGGTAGGTCTTATAAAGATGCC is from Pan troglodytes isolate AG18354 chromosome 4, NHGRI_mPanTro3-v2.0_pri, whole genome shotgun sequence and encodes:
- the S100Z gene encoding protein S100-Z, whose translation is MPTQLEMAMDTMIRIFHRYSGKERKRFKLSKGELKLLLQRELTEFLSCQKETQLVDKIVQDLDANKDNEVDFNEFVVMVAALTVACNDYFVE